One Tumebacillus sp. BK434 genomic window carries:
- a CDS encoding alpha/beta hydrolase has translation MRKRQLEVNGIHLMLTEFSQEGEPLLLLHPGGVFASFVWHEIAPFFQDHYHVFAFDLRGHGESQAPPHGYSMEAQTSDILAVLDQLGIEKTHIVGNSLGGDIATHFAAQYPERMLSLVNIDSGIINFTGENGEVSDAKEVILHNRAQRQVPVYASPEEFVEQATAEWVPLDKPSAAVIQHKILRPAPGGGLTYVQLPDIGVQVMDMVCDMRFETCYPQITCPVLFLPAAKEDNFDRKLQLIEQHQKHLSHSKTAVIPESEHIPMLDLAQEYAEVILAFLDEVTKAQKNLAR, from the coding sequence ATGCGCAAACGTCAGCTCGAAGTGAACGGCATCCACTTGATGCTTACCGAATTCAGCCAAGAAGGCGAACCCTTGCTGCTGCTGCATCCCGGCGGGGTGTTTGCATCGTTCGTCTGGCACGAGATCGCTCCGTTTTTCCAAGACCACTACCATGTCTTTGCATTCGACCTGCGCGGCCACGGCGAATCGCAGGCGCCGCCGCACGGCTACTCGATGGAAGCGCAGACGAGCGACATTTTGGCGGTGCTCGATCAGCTCGGCATCGAGAAGACGCACATCGTCGGCAACTCGCTGGGCGGTGACATCGCGACCCATTTTGCAGCGCAATACCCGGAGCGCATGCTGTCGCTGGTCAACATCGACTCCGGCATCATCAACTTCACCGGAGAAAACGGCGAAGTGTCGGACGCAAAAGAAGTCATTTTACACAACCGCGCCCAGCGCCAAGTCCCGGTCTATGCGTCGCCCGAGGAATTTGTGGAACAAGCGACCGCAGAATGGGTGCCGCTCGACAAGCCGAGCGCTGCCGTCATCCAGCACAAAATCCTGCGTCCGGCCCCCGGCGGCGGCCTCACCTATGTGCAATTGCCGGACATCGGCGTACAGGTGATGGACATGGTGTGCGACATGCGCTTTGAGACCTGCTACCCGCAGATCACCTGCCCGGTGCTGTTCCTGCCGGCAGCGAAAGAAGACAACTTCGACCGCAAACTGCAGCTGATCGAACAGCACCAGAAACACCTGTCGCACTCCAAAACGGCCGTCATCCCGGAATCGGAACACATCCCGATGCTCGATCTGGCTCAGGAGTATGCGGAAGTCATCCTCGCGTTTCTGGACGAAGTTACGAAAGCACAAAAAAACCTTGCGCGATAA
- a CDS encoding glycosyl hydrolase family 18 protein, which produces MRTRAKSLIVGLLTAALLLPGSSGFAADGKFNMSYLYFGSTSTYVATVDSTKGALHVVSPDFFNINADGSLKLTSKLSASFIAEMHKRGIKVVPFLSNHWGQALGRSALKNRERLSTQIADAISTYDLDGVNIDLENLTEADRANYTDLVRLINAKIPAHKEVSVAVAANPNGYSVGWHGSYDYKKLSDYSDYLMIMAYDENYAGDPTPGPVASDAFVKRSIQYALDRGVPKDKTVLGIPFFGRAWSADGKMKGAGVSNWHVPQLLQKYGGRIVYDGATKSAKATFTVKAGDPVTTIGSTTFGTGTYTIWYENEASIKEKLRLVGVYGIKGTGSWSLTQEEPGTWDYYSRWLNGRYFTDTEGHWAAGDILAMLDKGWMVGTSPLKFSPNLPLTRAQAAVILVKAMGLEERTAPHAGFYDVQASHWAKRHIDIAKQAGFISGDEYKNFRPDDKIARQEMASMLARILNLQAGDVTEHPFPDVTGGWAYDAVAAMKQEGILAGNERGLFKPLDGTSRAEMASLMNRIQDRL; this is translated from the coding sequence ATGCGCACGCGGGCGAAATCATTGATCGTCGGGTTGCTGACGGCAGCACTGCTCTTGCCGGGCAGTTCCGGCTTTGCAGCGGACGGCAAATTTAATATGTCCTATCTCTATTTCGGGAGCACGTCGACCTATGTGGCAACGGTAGATTCCACAAAAGGCGCTTTGCATGTAGTATCTCCCGACTTCTTCAACATAAACGCGGACGGATCGTTGAAACTGACCTCCAAGCTGTCAGCATCGTTTATTGCCGAGATGCACAAGCGCGGGATCAAAGTCGTCCCGTTCCTGAGCAATCACTGGGGGCAAGCGTTAGGACGCAGCGCGTTGAAGAACCGCGAGCGGCTGTCCACGCAGATCGCCGATGCGATCTCTACCTATGATTTGGACGGCGTCAACATCGACCTCGAAAACTTGACGGAGGCCGACCGCGCCAACTACACCGATCTGGTGCGCCTGATCAACGCCAAAATACCGGCACACAAGGAAGTGTCGGTCGCCGTCGCGGCGAATCCGAACGGCTACAGCGTCGGCTGGCATGGTTCGTACGACTATAAGAAATTGTCCGATTACAGCGACTATTTGATGATTATGGCCTATGACGAAAACTACGCCGGCGACCCCACACCGGGTCCGGTCGCCAGCGATGCGTTTGTAAAGCGCTCGATCCAATATGCGCTTGACCGTGGCGTGCCGAAAGACAAGACGGTGCTCGGCATCCCGTTCTTCGGACGGGCTTGGAGCGCCGACGGCAAGATGAAAGGAGCCGGAGTCTCCAATTGGCACGTGCCGCAGCTTCTCCAAAAATACGGCGGGCGCATCGTCTACGACGGGGCCACCAAATCAGCAAAAGCGACGTTCACCGTCAAGGCGGGCGACCCGGTCACGACGATCGGCAGCACGACGTTTGGCACCGGCACGTACACGATCTGGTATGAAAACGAAGCATCGATCAAAGAAAAACTGCGTCTCGTCGGTGTGTACGGCATCAAAGGCACCGGCTCTTGGAGTTTGACGCAGGAAGAGCCGGGCACGTGGGATTATTATTCCCGTTGGCTGAACGGCCGCTACTTCACCGATACGGAAGGGCATTGGGCGGCCGGCGACATTCTCGCCATGCTCGACAAAGGCTGGATGGTCGGCACCTCGCCGTTGAAATTTTCGCCGAACCTCCCGCTGACCCGCGCCCAGGCGGCCGTCATCCTCGTCAAAGCCATGGGGCTGGAAGAGCGGACCGCGCCCCATGCGGGCTTCTACGATGTGCAGGCCAGCCACTGGGCGAAGCGCCACATCGACATCGCCAAGCAGGCCGGCTTCATCTCCGGGGACGAGTACAAGAACTTCCGCCCGGATGACAAGATCGCGCGCCAAGAGATGGCTTCGATGCTGGCCCGCATCCTCAACCTGCAGGCGGGAGATGTGACGGAGCATCCGTTCCCGGATGTCACGGGCGGCTGGGCGTATGATGCGGTAGCGGCGATGAAGCAAGAAGGCATTCTGGCCGGGAATGAACGCGGCCTGTTCAAGCCGCTGGACGGAACGAGCCGCGCTGAGATGGCGTCGCTGATGAATCGCATACAAGATCGTCTCTAA
- a CDS encoding pyridoxal-phosphate dependent enzyme: MYMQNETAAALSCLRCGAEYELNDYTTGCPACLEQGYPVSLEVTYAGTEKWTVDPRLRGMQRFADRLPYRTFPTLGEGDTPLIELADLADELGLAGLWLKNEGQNPTGSHKDRMSAQVVARAKATGRTTVVAASSGNAGASLAAYAAAAGLRCVVVTTVGMNQTWEQAVRATGAELVAAHDSKLRWKYMRKMVETEGWYPVTNYIDPPTGSNLWGVQGYKTCGHEIAEAFQGHAPTAIVVPTSRGDLLWGIWRGLQEAKAAGWIDTLPRLYAAEPFGRLSRVLSGEDYRGQFPGDHSATESIGGSTATFQSLVALRESGGGAVDVAGADALAGQTKLAQRGLYLESSSAVVYAAVRQLKVSGDLGEADRVVLVGTSNGYKDNYFAKLPQMKLIDAADVVSS; the protein is encoded by the coding sequence ATGTACATGCAGAATGAAACCGCAGCCGCGTTGTCCTGCCTGCGCTGTGGCGCTGAATATGAGCTGAACGATTACACGACAGGCTGTCCGGCCTGTCTGGAACAAGGGTATCCGGTGTCGCTGGAAGTGACCTATGCGGGGACGGAGAAATGGACGGTCGATCCGAGACTGCGCGGCATGCAGCGCTTCGCCGATCGGCTGCCGTACCGCACGTTCCCGACGCTCGGCGAAGGGGACACGCCGCTGATCGAGCTCGCCGATCTGGCGGACGAGCTGGGCCTGGCAGGCTTGTGGCTGAAAAATGAAGGGCAGAACCCGACCGGCTCGCACAAAGACCGGATGAGCGCACAAGTGGTGGCGCGGGCGAAAGCGACCGGGCGCACGACGGTTGTCGCCGCTTCGAGCGGCAATGCCGGAGCTTCGCTGGCGGCGTATGCGGCGGCGGCAGGGCTGCGCTGCGTGGTGGTGACGACGGTCGGCATGAACCAGACCTGGGAGCAGGCGGTGCGGGCGACCGGCGCGGAGCTGGTCGCGGCACATGACTCGAAACTGCGCTGGAAGTACATGCGCAAGATGGTCGAGACGGAAGGCTGGTATCCGGTCACGAACTACATCGACCCGCCGACGGGCAGCAATTTGTGGGGCGTGCAAGGGTACAAGACGTGCGGACATGAGATTGCGGAGGCGTTCCAAGGGCATGCCCCGACGGCGATCGTCGTGCCGACCTCGCGGGGCGACTTGCTGTGGGGCATCTGGCGGGGCTTGCAGGAGGCCAAGGCTGCCGGCTGGATCGACACGTTGCCGCGCCTGTACGCGGCTGAGCCGTTTGGACGATTGTCGCGAGTGCTCAGCGGCGAAGATTACCGCGGGCAGTTCCCGGGCGATCACAGCGCCACCGAGTCGATCGGCGGCTCGACGGCGACCTTCCAGTCGCTCGTCGCCTTGCGCGAATCGGGCGGCGGCGCGGTCGATGTGGCCGGAGCGGATGCGCTGGCCGGGCAGACCAAACTGGCGCAGCGCGGACTGTATCTGGAAAGCTCCTCCGCAGTGGTCTATGCAGCTGTGCGGCAGTTGAAAGTGTCGGGGGATCTCGGCGAAGCGGACCGCGTCGTGCTGGTCGGCACGTCGAACGGCTACAAAGACAACTATTTCGCCAAACTGCCGCAAATGAAGCTGATAGACGCAGCAGACGTAGTTAGTTCCTAA
- a CDS encoding CotS family spore coat protein, with amino-acid sequence MEPYIIQPWGDVEGDVPTVPPELEAMTHDVMREYDMTVSELLLITTKPDKGGAIWKIQTNHGPRSLKVLHRTPQRSLYSVHAQQYLVEKGARVPGLIRSKAGELCVERGGKLWIVTDWIEPLTPAAKVDLTGAAQLCCGLGEFHQFAQGYVPPEGAQNASRLYRYPMSYQKILTKLDWFRQIAMLYSDLPASGKLLSLIDKYERQARNALYTLEQSPYKDLVQRGEAAWGFAHQDYGWSNGQVGPDGKIWIIDLDGVAYDLPIRDLRKLITSTMEDMGHWDLSWIRGMIDAYQQANPIEPELMQVLLIDMAMPNEFYKHVKEVVYEPELFLNAETEAMLDRMEATDATKWPALQELGANILEAPADWVPSQIFRTAPNVTALRFDADSSAPALVPISPEHLPEFDRMLQFWRSKQPVQESAARNTSRNWWQDLRERLDALQPLSAWPPSGTIAQRREPRLESNIAERARQFLATLPALDLQTVPGSGELSPYTHELIERIARKRKGRQDT; translated from the coding sequence ATGGAACCATATATCATTCAGCCGTGGGGCGATGTGGAAGGCGATGTGCCAACCGTTCCCCCGGAGCTGGAAGCGATGACGCACGACGTCATGCGCGAATATGACATGACCGTCAGCGAACTGCTTTTGATCACCACCAAGCCGGACAAAGGCGGGGCGATCTGGAAGATTCAGACCAACCACGGCCCGCGCAGTCTTAAGGTGCTGCACCGCACCCCGCAGCGCAGCCTGTACAGCGTTCATGCCCAACAGTACCTCGTGGAAAAAGGCGCCCGGGTGCCGGGACTGATCCGGAGCAAGGCGGGTGAGCTGTGCGTGGAGCGCGGCGGGAAGCTGTGGATCGTCACCGACTGGATCGAACCGCTGACCCCGGCCGCCAAAGTCGACCTGACCGGCGCCGCGCAGCTCTGCTGCGGCCTCGGCGAATTTCACCAATTCGCTCAAGGCTACGTTCCGCCCGAAGGAGCGCAAAACGCCTCCCGCCTCTACCGCTACCCGATGTCCTACCAGAAGATTCTCACCAAGCTCGACTGGTTCCGCCAGATCGCCATGCTGTATTCCGACTTGCCTGCCAGTGGCAAGCTGCTTTCGCTGATCGACAAATACGAACGCCAGGCCCGCAATGCTCTCTACACGCTGGAACAGTCCCCCTACAAAGACCTCGTCCAGCGCGGCGAAGCAGCTTGGGGATTCGCGCATCAGGACTATGGCTGGTCGAACGGACAGGTCGGACCAGACGGGAAGATCTGGATCATCGACCTCGACGGGGTCGCCTATGACCTGCCGATCCGCGACCTGCGCAAGCTGATCACCTCGACGATGGAAGACATGGGCCACTGGGACTTGAGCTGGATTCGCGGCATGATCGACGCCTATCAGCAAGCCAACCCGATCGAGCCGGAACTGATGCAGGTGCTCCTGATCGACATGGCGATGCCAAACGAATTTTACAAGCATGTCAAAGAGGTCGTTTACGAGCCCGAGCTGTTCTTGAATGCGGAGACGGAAGCGATGCTCGACCGGATGGAGGCGACCGACGCGACAAAATGGCCTGCGTTACAGGAGTTGGGCGCGAACATCCTCGAAGCGCCTGCCGACTGGGTGCCGTCGCAGATCTTCCGCACGGCGCCAAACGTCACCGCGCTCCGCTTCGACGCCGACTCCTCTGCCCCCGCTCTTGTTCCGATCTCGCCAGAACACCTCCCTGAATTCGACCGCATGTTGCAGTTTTGGCGAAGCAAGCAACCTGTGCAGGAGTCGGCGGCGCGCAACACCAGCCGCAACTGGTGGCAAGACCTGCGCGAACGGCTCGATGCCCTGCAGCCGCTCAGCGCCTGGCCCCCTAGCGGCACCATCGCGCAGCGCCGAGAGCCGCGCCTCGAATCGAACATCGCCGAACGTGCGCGGCAATTTCTCGCAACCCTGCCCGCCCTCGACCTGCAGACGGTGCCGGGAAGCGGAGAACTGTCGCCGTATACGCACGAACTGATTGAGCGGATCGCCCGCAAACGGAAGGGGAGACAAGACACGTGA
- a CDS encoding glycosyltransferase family 4 protein: protein MKILMICTEKLPVPPVRGGAIQTYIAGVAPELAKQHDITILGITDPGLPDSERVGNLQFERVPGKLFHIYAEHVVRFLQGRRYDLIHVFNRPRLIGPVRQAAPQARLVLSMHNDMFTPDKIAPEDAELCIREVERIVTVSDYVGRAISTLYPSAQPKLRTIYSGVDLNRYAVNAEAQSIRQQLRTQHGLDGKKAILFVGRLSPKKGADILVRAMQHVAKRHPDAALVIVGGKWFSDDGISDYVAYVRALAGRSKIPVITTGYVPADQVHHWFWAGDLFVCPSQWEEPLARVHYEAMAASLPILTTARGGNPEVIVPGQNGQLVERPEDPALFGEQISAMLSNPGKMRAMGQYGRRIAEQRFGFSRVIREILEVWR, encoded by the coding sequence GTGAAAATCTTGATGATCTGCACCGAAAAGCTTCCGGTGCCGCCCGTGCGCGGCGGGGCGATCCAGACCTACATCGCAGGCGTTGCACCGGAGCTCGCCAAACAGCATGACATCACCATCTTAGGCATCACCGACCCCGGCCTGCCCGATTCGGAGCGGGTCGGCAACCTGCAGTTCGAACGGGTGCCCGGGAAGCTGTTTCACATTTACGCGGAACACGTGGTGCGCTTCCTGCAAGGCCGGCGCTACGACCTGATCCACGTGTTCAACCGTCCCCGGCTGATCGGCCCGGTGCGCCAGGCCGCCCCGCAGGCGCGCCTCGTGCTCTCGATGCACAACGACATGTTCACACCTGACAAGATCGCCCCTGAAGACGCCGAGCTGTGCATCCGCGAAGTCGAGCGCATCGTCACCGTCTCCGATTACGTCGGCCGCGCCATCTCCACCCTGTACCCATCGGCCCAGCCCAAACTGCGCACGATCTACTCCGGCGTCGACCTCAACCGCTACGCCGTCAACGCAGAAGCGCAAAGCATCCGCCAACAGCTGCGCACCCAGCACGGGCTCGACGGCAAAAAAGCCATCCTGTTCGTCGGCCGCCTTTCGCCGAAAAAAGGGGCGGACATTCTCGTTCGCGCTATGCAGCACGTCGCAAAGCGCCACCCGGACGCCGCGCTGGTCATCGTCGGCGGCAAGTGGTTCAGCGATGACGGCATCTCCGACTATGTCGCGTACGTGCGCGCGCTGGCCGGCCGCTCCAAGATCCCGGTGATCACCACCGGCTACGTGCCGGCCGATCAGGTGCACCACTGGTTCTGGGCGGGCGACCTGTTCGTCTGTCCGTCGCAGTGGGAGGAGCCGCTGGCCCGCGTCCACTATGAAGCGATGGCGGCGTCCTTGCCGATCCTCACCACCGCGCGCGGCGGCAATCCGGAAGTGATCGTGCCAGGGCAGAACGGCCAATTGGTCGAACGGCCGGAAGATCCCGCTCTGTTCGGCGAGCAGATCTCCGCTATGCTCTCCAACCCCGGCAAGATGCGCGCGATGGGCCAATACGGGCGCCGCATCGCCGAGCAGCGCTTCGGCTTCTCCCGCGTCATCCGCGAGATCCTCGAGGTGTGGCGATGA
- a CDS encoding NAD-dependent epimerase/dehydratase family protein yields MKRKRALVTGSAGFIGSTLSERLLREGYEVYGIDAFVHNYDRRLKEQNLQGLLTNPQFHFWERDLRCLDFDELLSRVDVVFHQAALPGVRTSWGAQFQEYVDHNILVTQALLEAAKHSHVQKIVCASSSSVYGGMSGPTDETVTPQPVSPYGVTKLAAEQLGQLYANVFGVPVVSLRYFTVFGPRQRPDMAFHKFIKNVLSGEPIDIYGDGEQSRDFTFIDDAVTANLLAATSPVAGEVFNIGGVSQLTVNEVIALLETHTGKTALLRRLPEQPGDPRHTFADISKARQQLGYDPQFDIEKGIWLQIQQVRSLYNL; encoded by the coding sequence ATGAAACGCAAACGCGCTTTGGTCACCGGCAGTGCCGGGTTCATCGGCTCCACGCTCTCTGAACGGCTGCTGCGCGAAGGCTATGAGGTGTACGGCATCGATGCCTTTGTCCACAACTACGACCGCCGGTTGAAAGAGCAAAACCTGCAGGGTCTGCTCACCAATCCCCAGTTCCATTTTTGGGAACGCGATCTGCGCTGTCTGGACTTCGATGAGCTGCTGTCCCGCGTCGATGTCGTGTTTCATCAGGCGGCGCTGCCCGGTGTGCGCACCTCGTGGGGCGCGCAGTTTCAAGAATATGTTGACCACAACATCCTCGTCACCCAGGCGCTCCTCGAAGCGGCCAAACATTCGCATGTGCAGAAGATCGTCTGCGCCTCCTCCTCGTCCGTCTACGGCGGCATGAGCGGCCCGACCGACGAGACGGTCACACCGCAGCCCGTGTCGCCCTACGGCGTGACGAAGCTTGCCGCCGAGCAGCTCGGCCAGCTCTACGCCAACGTGTTCGGCGTGCCGGTCGTCTCCTTGCGCTATTTTACCGTTTTCGGCCCCCGCCAGCGCCCGGACATGGCGTTTCACAAGTTCATCAAAAACGTGCTGAGTGGCGAACCGATCGACATCTACGGCGACGGTGAGCAGTCGCGTGACTTCACTTTCATCGACGACGCGGTGACCGCCAACCTGCTTGCGGCGACCTCCCCGGTCGCCGGCGAAGTGTTCAACATCGGCGGTGTGTCCCAGTTGACCGTCAACGAGGTGATCGCGCTGCTCGAGACCCACACCGGCAAGACGGCGCTGCTCCGACGCCTGCCCGAGCAGCCCGGCGACCCGCGCCACACGTTTGCCGACATCAGCAAAGCCCGTCAACAGCTCGGCTACGACCCCCAGTTCGACATCGAAAAAGGGATCTGGCTGCAGATCCAGCAGGTGCGCAGCCTGTACAACTTGTAA
- a CDS encoding sugar phosphate nucleotidyltransferase gives MKGLILCAGRGTRMQPFSHTTPKTLLPVANRPLLQYCIEKLQRVGIAEIGVVINPQQTGIIDFLNGLKTPCTVKIIKQTRPLGIANAVQKAKGFLQNDPFVLLLGDNLLCEELHPLLQAFEGQDAALMLSRVENPRDYGIAEIRDGKILSLEEKPAAPKSDLAVIGAYVFQSAIFRAIAELKPSARGEYEITDAIQQLIMRGGSVAFAITDKPYSDVGTLERWVLANRWMLGASHGSRIEIGENVRIENCTIRGPVLIGDNCILQNAEIGPYVAVQDGVTLQSCQIADSICLEGSTICGVDVKIEQSVFGRATTLQGGGETKKITCMLGDHSQVALPKPRTNKGKH, from the coding sequence ATGAAAGGATTAATTTTATGCGCCGGTCGCGGCACGAGGATGCAGCCGTTTTCGCACACAACGCCGAAAACGCTGCTCCCCGTGGCCAACCGGCCGCTTTTGCAGTATTGCATCGAAAAATTGCAGCGGGTCGGCATCGCCGAGATCGGCGTCGTGATCAACCCGCAGCAAACGGGCATCATCGATTTCCTTAACGGTCTCAAAACGCCTTGCACCGTCAAGATTATCAAGCAGACCCGACCGCTCGGCATCGCCAACGCCGTGCAAAAGGCGAAGGGGTTTCTGCAGAACGACCCGTTCGTGCTACTGCTCGGCGACAACCTGCTCTGCGAAGAACTGCACCCGCTGCTGCAGGCGTTCGAGGGGCAGGACGCGGCGCTCATGCTGTCGCGGGTGGAGAATCCTCGCGACTATGGCATCGCCGAGATCCGGGATGGCAAGATCCTCTCGCTCGAAGAAAAGCCTGCCGCGCCGAAAAGCGACTTGGCGGTGATCGGGGCGTACGTGTTCCAGTCGGCGATCTTCCGGGCGATCGCCGAGCTCAAGCCGTCCGCACGGGGCGAATACGAGATCACCGATGCGATCCAGCAGCTGATCATGCGCGGCGGCTCGGTCGCATTTGCCATCACCGACAAGCCGTATTCGGACGTCGGGACGCTGGAGCGCTGGGTGCTTGCCAACCGCTGGATGCTCGGTGCGTCGCACGGCAGCCGGATTGAGATCGGGGAGAACGTGCGGATCGAAAACTGCACGATCAGAGGACCGGTGCTGATCGGCGACAACTGCATCCTGCAAAATGCGGAGATCGGCCCCTATGTGGCGGTGCAGGACGGTGTGACGCTGCAGAGCTGCCAGATCGCCGACAGTATCTGCCTCGAAGGCTCCACGATCTGCGGCGTCGACGTGAAGATCGAGCAAAGCGTGTTTGGACGGGCTACCACACTGCAAGGAGGAGGCGAGACGAAAAAGATCACCTGCATGCTCGGGGATCATTCGCAAGTCGCGCTGCCGAAGCCGCGTACAAACAAGGGCAAGCACTAG
- a CDS encoding UDP-glucose/GDP-mannose dehydrogenase family protein — protein sequence MNVSVIGTGYVGATTSAALASMGHNVIGVDVDPQKVELLSRGQLPFYEEGLEPLMQTLLATGALTFTVDLPRAVRDSDILFLTVGTPANADGSADLRYVEAAVRAIGQHLDREKVIVSKSTVPVGTGDKINDLLKAELAARGADIPFDIVSNPEFLREGKALHDALHPERIVIGCESDKARAVMTALYADLRTVLFYTTVRDAEMIKYASNAFLATKISFINELARLCERTGVSVSKVARGMGLDSRIGGQFLRAGIGYGGSCFPKDVEALLQLSRQEGVPLQLLDAVARVNREQTEWFLQKVQSKLDPLQGRKIALLGLTFKPGTDDIREAPALRLIPELLRAGAELAAYDPQGMEAVRRLHPDVRYVQDPYAALAGADAALLLTEWQEFLDLDFARVKAIMNRAVLLDGRNALEGEKLRGCGIEYHGVGERDST from the coding sequence ATGAACGTATCGGTCATTGGAACAGGGTATGTAGGAGCCACCACCTCTGCCGCGCTGGCCTCGATGGGTCACAACGTGATCGGCGTCGACGTCGATCCGCAAAAAGTCGAGCTGCTCAGTCGCGGCCAGCTTCCGTTTTACGAAGAAGGCTTGGAGCCGCTGATGCAGACCTTGCTCGCCACAGGCGCGCTCACCTTTACTGTCGACCTGCCGCGCGCCGTTCGGGACAGCGACATTCTCTTCCTCACCGTCGGCACCCCGGCGAACGCGGACGGATCGGCCGACCTGCGCTATGTCGAAGCGGCGGTGCGTGCGATCGGTCAGCACCTCGACCGCGAGAAGGTCATCGTCAGCAAGAGCACCGTCCCTGTCGGCACCGGCGACAAGATCAATGACCTGCTGAAGGCAGAGCTTGCCGCCCGCGGCGCCGACATCCCGTTTGACATCGTCTCCAACCCGGAGTTTCTGCGCGAAGGCAAAGCGCTCCATGACGCGCTGCATCCGGAGCGCATCGTGATCGGCTGTGAATCGGACAAGGCACGAGCTGTGATGACTGCGCTGTATGCAGACCTGCGCACCGTGCTGTTCTACACGACGGTGCGCGACGCGGAGATGATCAAATACGCCTCCAACGCCTTCCTCGCCACCAAGATTTCCTTCATCAACGAACTGGCTAGGCTCTGTGAACGGACGGGCGTGTCTGTTTCCAAGGTCGCCCGCGGCATGGGGCTCGACTCGCGCATCGGCGGACAGTTCCTGCGCGCCGGGATCGGCTATGGCGGGTCGTGTTTTCCGAAAGACGTGGAAGCGCTGCTGCAGTTGTCCCGACAGGAAGGCGTTCCGCTGCAGTTGCTCGACGCCGTCGCCCGCGTCAACCGGGAGCAGACGGAGTGGTTTTTGCAAAAGGTGCAGAGCAAGCTCGACCCGCTGCAGGGACGAAAGATCGCCCTGCTCGGCCTGACATTCAAGCCCGGCACCGACGACATTCGGGAAGCGCCGGCCTTGCGCCTGATCCCGGAGCTGCTGCGTGCGGGTGCGGAGCTTGCCGCGTACGATCCCCAGGGCATGGAAGCGGTGCGCCGCCTGCACCCGGACGTGCGGTATGTCCAAGACCCGTATGCGGCGCTCGCCGGAGCGGATGCGGCGCTCCTGCTGACCGAGTGGCAGGAGTTCCTCGACCTCGACTTTGCCCGGGTCAAAGCGATCATGAACCGCGCGGTTTTGCTCGACGGGCGCAATGCGTTGGAAGGGGAGAAACTGCGCGGCTGCGGAATCGAGTATCACGGTGTGGGGGAGCGGGATTCAACATGA